The sequence GtgccattgatttttttttcttcttcttctccccatTCAGACCAAAATTGTCCTATTGACTAATTTATCTATTTCCGAGTGATATCATGTTTTAAGAGACTCAGCACATGTACTGGGTTTCAAGAAGTGGTGCATGATCCATGTCTTGCTGCGTGAGGTCATTACCCTAGAGAGAAAAAAACGCTAGCGAGACTGTGAAATGGGGCTGGAGTTATCCGGCAGTGATGGAATGAATTTATAAACTTCCAGAAAGAACTTTTAAGAGCAAAAAAGCAAAGAAacttttgacttaaaggggtattccaggaaaaattattattataattattattattttatatatatatataatcaactggctccagaaagttgaacagatttgtaaattacttctattaaaaaatcttaatccttccaataattatcagctgctgaagttgagttgttcttttctgtctggcaacagtgctctctgctgacatctctgcttgtctcgggaactgcacagggtagaataggtttgctatggggatttgcttctacactgggcggttcccgagacacgtgtcatcagagagcactttggcagaaaagaacaactcaacttcagcagctcttaagtactgaaaggattaagattttttttttactagaagtaatttacaaatctgtttaactttctggagccagttaataaatatatatatatatatatatatatatatatatatatatatatatatatatatatatatatatatatatatatatatatatatatatataaaattataatataatagttttttcctgaataacccctttaatgcctttaATAGAATATTAAAAAACTTTATCAAGAAAACCCCTGTCCATATGCCCAATAGACACAAGTGGAGGCAGCACTTTCTcagttaggctacgttcacactatgATTATGCATTATGGCTGCCGGATGGTCTGCCGCGGTTTTtagtttgacaaaaaaaaaatgatacagtTCAAAAATGAACTATCTGACCgactcattcaaataaatggtaTGCGGCGCAGGTTCGGCGGGGATAcggcagcagtttttttttttttttatttaccgccAGATGCGCCAGTCGTATTGCAGAAtcatagtgtgaatgcaccctaagaggaCTATGGTCGGGAATCCTAGGAGACAGCCACTAATCACATATCGAGACAAGCGTATGTCACATAGGACATGaacacaatattaaaggggtactccggtggaaaactatttttttatttttattttttatcaaatgttgccagaaagttaaacagtaaatctgtaaattatttctataaaaaaatgtttacccttccagtacttattagcagctgtatgctacaggggaaattcttatctttctgaatttcttttttgtcttgtccacagtgctctctgctgacacctgatgcccgtatcagaaactgtccagagcaggagaaaacccccattgcaaacctatgctgcgctggacagttcctgatatgggcagcagatgtcagcagagagcactgtggacaagacaaaaaagaaattcaaaaagaaaataatttcctgtgcagtatactgctgctaataagtactggaaaggtaaatattaattttttttttttaatagaagtcatttacaaatctgtttaactttctggcaccagttctactggagtacccctttaaagcaggtcCCTCACTTGGTACTCTTTGATCCAGAGTGGGGACCTACTAAGTGAATGCAGCTGTTTCTCTATtgaacccccctccagctgctgtggGTGATATTTCCCAGGCCATGGACCAATATTCCAGGAGCTGGACCCATGCAAAGACTCATTTTTCTGCATTCAGAGATGGTTGTCCATTAGCTCTATGCAGAATGGACTCTATGCAGACCCTAAATGTCGGATACATCTGTATTGTTGTATAATGTTATCGGTCCACCCTGCTCCTTCTTTTTGACTGACCTGCCACTGTTTGTGTCATGGTAGTTCTGTAGTTTAGGTGTTATATTCATGAATCAGGATAAATAGTGATATACGTGTTTTTCAGCGCAAGTATGGCAGCACATTCTTTTCACCATGGTTATTATGATCAGCAATCTAACCCGGGGCCTCcttaaataccttttttttattttttattttttaattttttttaaagcagaagttaacgtatacaacatatacagtatatatagaaatGCAAATAGCAACAATCATTATAATTTTCTTCAGTACAACATTGACCTCTCTCAGAAGCAAACGACTCCTCTAGCCTTACCCTGGCAGTCGGCCTGACTTGGATTTTCAGTCGTACATTAAGAATTGGCATCAGACCAACTCTGAGTGCCGGTCAGAATCAAATTTTCTCACACTCACAAATCATCTCACCCTAAAGAAACACTGTATTATCATTGCAGTCATCCTGCTTTAAATGGCACATGCCGTGATCCCATCATCCAGTCCGCACCAAATTAGGTAACTTGCCAAAAATAGtgagaggagaaaaaaatatgGCTCGGTACACCTTTATGTAACACTAAATAAAGTTATCCCATGTAGGCACAAATCTAAACCAAAGctcagtgtgtatgtgtatatatatatatatatatatatatatatatatacatatatatatatatatatatatatatatatatatatatatatatatacatgtgtatatatatatatatatatatgtatatatatttatgtatatgtatatatatatatgtgtatatgtatatatatttatgtatatatgtatatatatatatatatatatatatatatatatatatatatatatatatatatatatatatatatatatatatatatatatatatatatatatatatatatttggtcacAGCACAAAAGCAGCAGACTCCAATGTATAAAGAAAGCTGTGGTCTTTTATTGGTTAccagcagtgcaacgtttcgcCTATAggttagcctttgtcaagcatgcttgacaaaggctaacctatagccgaaacgttgcactgctggTAACCAATAAAAGACCACAGCTTTCTTTATACATTGGAGTCTTTCTGCTTTAGTTAGATTTTGCTTGGATGTCGATACTCTGGACTGGTTATCTGGACGATCACCTGcacagcagccgggaccaagTGCTGTCCTCTACcttctctacatatatatatattctattatatataataatattatattattatatattataataataataatattatattataataatataataatattattatattataataataataataataatattatattataataatataataatattattatatattataataatattatatattataataaaatatatattatattatatattataatatatatttttttctttttctttctttatattttatatatatatatttctactgtATATCAGTTCTTTGCATTTCCTCATCAACTTTAAGAATTTACATTGTCTTCTTCTACAGGAGGGTTTGCTGAGTTTTCATCCCAATTCCCAAACCTGTGTGAAGGCCGCACCTCGAATATTTTGCACACGAGCATATCACAGCCTTGTCTGTCCACATCGACGGTGTCTGTTACCCGTATCCTGCCGCACCTTTACCTGGGCTCCCAGAATGATGTCATGGATCAGGTATGAACCATAAACATACACAGGTCATATTACAAGCTGCTACCGAATGACTTTAACCTTTTCTTCTGGGGTTATAAAGGTGACAAGGTTTATCTCTTGAACCTGTGCACTTGTTCTTGTAGCCTGCAGCCTGGCTAAATCTATTAGCATGTTTTTTTCATGCTTTTTACttgcaaaataaaaacaaaacaaaagactaTAGTGTTtaagacagtttgtcaattaggaCGTTAACAATTGCATAGACAAAGTGGCATGGTTGGGGTGGTGAGGTACTGTAAGCACCATTCCCTGACTGCAAAGGGCATTCCTTTGGctgattatttatatatatatatatatatatatatatatatatatatatatatatatatatatatatatatatatatatatatatatatatacatatataattatattataataaATCCTATCACTTTCTTGTCTCTAATTTGGGAATTAGGCTAGAAGCAACACCACTGGCCACAATGCCCTTTAGAGAGAACCCGTTTCACATGCCTCTTAGTAGTGCACCATTACTATATATTGGTGTCTCACAAAacggggggggcctccagctgttgcaaaacaacaactcccagcatgcccggacagccaaaggctgtccgggaatgctgagagttgtagttttgcaactgctggaggcaccctggttgagaaacactgcaataTACTCAGGAACCCCCCATATAACCTTAAAGTAAAAGTAATACCCAGATGTTGCCTTTAAGctgatttaaagcgtacctgtcagatccaacaaaaaacattcattttaatatatcactcagtacctaatcctgaccttgtacatctaatttttatgtgtctagcacctttatttctttattacactattaatttagctcactactctgaattcctctcaaagggagggggtgtggcctcactgtgcaggtctccgccccctccctcagtatgctgtctgctcacatctcccctagcattagcaaaactacaactcccagcttgtcctcactgacagtagcgggacacaagctgacagtgggaggatttttcctccagctatgagccctgcactcacagctgtcaatcaaggaagtgtgtccatgacataggtgatgatgcatggacacagcaggactagtatctgttcaagcaggcaggggggcgggggcagttgtttgactggctttttcagtatgaaatactgaaaattttctaatgaaagcaattgcaaaacctattggttatacatgctttacaacatatcaaaagtttttgtgtctgacagtgcccatttaatctcaAAGGCCATCCATAGTATATTAAAGGGCCCAATGTAACAATGCTGATTTAACACATGTAGTTTGTCGTTTGTCACACTTTGCATTGGGTTCTGTTGGAAAACACCATTTATAGTTTAAGCCTAGGAACCAATAAAAAAGATCTGGTGTGGACATACCATTTTTATTAGGAAGTCCAAATTTCTACGTTAGATGAATCTAACTGCATGGTGGCCACTTCCTGACTGCAGCccattcaaaggggtactccggctgaaaactttttatttatttttttaaatcaactggtgccagaaagttaaacagatttgtaaattacttctattaaaaattcttaatccttccagtacttattagcggcagtatactacaaaggaaattcttttctttttgatttcttttctgttacgaccatagtgctctttgctgacacctatgtccaatttaggaactgtccagggcagcatatatttgctatagtgattttctcctgctctggacagttttctCTGTAATCATACagtagccgataagtactggaaggattacgattttttaatagaagtaatttacaaatctgttaaaccccTTTAATCATCAAAGGGAACTGGGATACAGTCATGTTTGGCTGGCAGCTGTTTGGTCAAATCCTCCCCAGTACACATGCTtagggccgtcacaccccctcccatagacatgaatggagggggcgtgacgtcacatccccagtcccggaaacacggaggtttccgaaactgcagattcagcacccgcatagaatgcaaggagatcgcggggggtctcagcagcgggccccccgcgatcagacatcttatccctatcatttggataggggataaaatgtttttgcccggaatacccctataagctATAGTAGCCAAAAAAAATGGCaggcattttttgtttttaaattattggttttaagtgtcattttgataATCCAACACCATATGGTTCTATTGATTCTTTATTATTGGACATACACCAGACACTGATAATAGAATTTGTATAAATCTCCAGAGGCGCACACGTTTCCGCTTACAGAATAATAACCTTGAATGAAGGCAGATTCAACCTTGCGTGGAGCAGTGTCAGCACTCACAGCCTCCGCCTTGAGCCTAATGTATAGGTAATGACTCTGCTGCATGTTAAAATTATCTAACCAGTCTACATAACATTCCCAGGCAGAACATACTGCAGCAGAATTTAGTGCAGATGTCATTCCTTTCCTTAAATACCATGGAAATGCTTCAGTGAAAGCTGCTGCGCACACTACCGATGATTTGTGACATAACTATACTGATCAGGGGGCTGAACAGACCATTGTACGTCTTTTAaaaaggcactgtcattatgaaaaacttaatattttgtagtactactgataggatgactttttttaaatatacattttttttttaaaaatgtaaatttttactaaaaaatgaaaatagccgccactaggggtcatcgaTCTTTATGCAGATAGACTACTCTgtgttttgcagcatactggatactgtccgtaaagtgtgttggtattcagtattggagatcaccattgcaccactagaGCCTTCagatgttcctaaactacaattcccatgatgggagttgtagttttgcaacagctggaggtacaatcTATGTAaaactgttttagagctgtgtattctccagctgtgtgcctccagctcttgcaaaactacagacaaaggatgtgtgggcatgctgggagttgtagttttgcaacagctaaaggcaacactgctctaacacagtgctttacaaacgctgcagctccagctgttgcagtgcaaaactacaactcccaacagccaaagctttctctgacacctgaatgacaaagaagccgatcagacaggagtctgtgaaagctgaatgacacacatagtgagagctatgttgattagcatccagctttactaggaacagataggacatgtatgcataaaaactactgtgcagtgatttgtagACTGCCAAGCTGCTCCCAGACTTAGAGCAGATGATTAATCACAGTGAGgtagagagatggacacgccccctccataagccaagaacaaaaagcaagtgagcaacatataaatgctatttgttagggatatataggtcctagacacataaaaatgatatgtacatgatcaggcttaggtactgagtaacacatcaccttttttttttttttttgtactatgataggtacgctttaagggaaTCTACACCCCCGAAATAGGTGCAGGCTTCCTTTTTCTTTAGATTCTTTGTAATTTCTCAATATGCCATTCAACAGGCATTCATATTGTGGTATGGGGTAAAACAGCTAGCATGATGCAATGGAGGCATTCATTTTACAGAATTCACCCGAGATTGAATGCTACTGTGTAATGTTCTCTGCAACATTTACCATCTCATGAGAAGCATTCAAGCCTTGGTGATGGAGCTCTCTATGGAATTAGCTCAAGTAGGATGAGTCATATTTCTACATGCTCCATTATTATATCCATAATTATAGGTTACTGTACATTCAGTTTAAGTTTCCTACAATAATTTTTTCCCCccgtaaatataaaataaaatatggatGCTTTCATTTGCCTTTTTGCAGTAACCTCTTTGAGCTATATCAGAGGAATTAAACTTATTCCATCCTCAATGGAGGTGACATGAGAGAATACATATTATTTAAAGTTTGTGAAGTCTAACCTCTTTTATATGTGTatttactctttaaaggggtactccgctaccccagcgtttggaacattttgttccgaatgcttacaGCGAGTGGCGGGGGGTGGTGacttcatggccatgccccttgtgacgccatgccccctcaatgcaagtctatgggagggggcgtggctgtcgccacgcccctcccacagacttgcattgaaggagtgtggcgtgatgtcacaaggggcgtggccatgatgtcacgatccccgctccccacacccagcattctaaatgaacgctgggtgctttGCAgatatcatggggggggggtctcagctgcgcaacctctgcgatcagacatcttagcccctatcctttagataggggataagatttctaggggtggagtatgccTTTAAGACCTAGGTTCAGTACTCGTAACCCTTTGAGGCCATTCAGATTTCCATAACGTGCCATATTAGACACATTGCTTCTTCAGAAGCCATTCATTTCAGTGTccccttaaggctaagtttccacttgttttttttttttttctagcagtttttggaatactgccactgcagtttttgagccaaggtcagaagtggatccataagtgaAAAGTGgaagtccttccattatatttccagttccttttgaattcacttctggctttggctcaaaaattgcagtagcagttttccaaaaactgccagaaaaaaaaaactagtggaaacttagcctcaggtgGTCATACAATTTCAATTGCTGTTGGCCAAGCGTTCGTTAAGCTGACAGCTCTCTCTCCAGAGGGGGGAGAGTCTCCAGCCAGTGCTTAAGAGGCTATGTATGGTAATGGTCAGGTCGGCACTTCCATCCGTGGTGGTGGTGCACGAGGTGGGAATAAGCTAGTACATAGAATAAGGAACCCAGTACTCACCGGTAATGCTAAATCATTTGGATTTATTGATCCATAGTGGAAATCATGACATGATGGATGCGTTTCGGCATGTTGCCTTCCTCAGCTTGCTGCCTTGGCAGCAAGCTGAGGAAAGCAGCATGCCGAAACGCATCCTTCATGTCATGATTTCCACTATGGATcaataaatccacatgatttagcATTACCGGTGAGTGTTGGGTTCCttattgtatataagaggctATGTATGGCATCCCCCTGGCTAATGTAGGCCTACCTGccaatttcaacatacaatctaAAGGGCATTGGGACATCCAAACTCTCCGAGAAAGGTTGGGCATGTTGAATTACAACTTTTTGTTCTCAGAGGAGATAAGCTGCTACCTAAGAGCACATGCACAAGTTTACATGTATGTGGGGAGATCTTGAGAGATTTTATCGGCTGTTTGACTAACAGCCATCTGAAGGTATGGTCAGCTTTACTGAGGGACACAACAGTAAGGGTCTTAGCCCCTGGACCTCCACCAATATTGTCTCCTGATAGATCGCATTCTATATATGAGAGGATCAGTGAAGGTGTATATACTGGCacatggtgtgtgtatgtatactggCCCAGCCAGTGACACATACcatgttataaaaaatgatcGACACATGCACCATATGGTGGGCTTCACTCTCTCCAGCTTACAGTAGGGCATTGCTATTCAAGGGAAATTTGTAACACAAGTGAGCGGCCAACGTAGTGTCAACAACAAtggtctctttttttcttttttaaagcaaTTACTTGTGTGACTCGTGGGGATTTTTTTTGTTGCTATCAATTGGTTTCTCATTTTCAGTGATCTCATTGTGCTACTTAATGTCCTTTTTATAGGAGGTGATTAATCAGAATGGCATCACGCATGTGCTGAACGTCAGCTACAGCTGTCCAAAGCCCGTCTTCATCTCCGATAACCATTTTCTACGCATCCCCATCAATGACAGCTACTGTGAGAAGATCCTGCCCTGGCTCAGTGCAGCTGTTGAGTTCATAGGTATCTTTTCTTGCCTGTCATTCCTATTATTACACATCTGCTCTTATTCAGATTGCATTCTAACCTTAGACTGTAACACAGGAAtaggaaatgttttatttgcaagCTGACACATTTTAGAgcctgccccccaaaaatcccATGTCTGTAGCCAGCTGGGCTGTGTCCCCAAATGCATGGTTGCCCATATAATACTGGGTGTTGCAGGAGCAGCTCGTACTTAGGGGATCTCTATGTTCACAAAAGGGGATCTTGAGTAGGGGAAACATTGAACCTGATTGATACCTGTGggtaactacttaaaggggtattccaggaaaaaacttttacttattaaaaaatcttaatcctttcaataattatcagctgctgaagttgagttgttcttttctgcctggcaacagtgctctctgctgacatctctgcttgtctcgggaactgcacagagtagaagaggtttgctatggggatttccttctaaactgggcagttcccgagacacttgtcatcagagagcactcaggcagaaaagaacagctcaacttcagcagctcataagtactgaaagaattaaggttttttaatagaagtaatttacaaatctgtttaactttctggggtcagttgagatatatatgtgttttttttcctggataacccctttaactttttatatTTACAAGAGAGGTTGATTATTCACATCTATAAGAACAGTTTACTTGTTGGTAATGGGTTTTTTTCAGTGTGTTGCGGTATAGCTTTTATTAAGTGGTAgggtatttttatgtttttacagGAAAAGTGGAGCTGGTAAATGGTAAAGTTTTAGTCCATTGCCTAGCTGGAATCTCCCGCTCAGCAGCCGTTGCCATCGCTTACATCATGAGGTCAATGGGACTTTCTCTGGACGATGCTTACAGGTAAAGTAAATCCTTGTTATAAAGATAAAGGATGCATACATAgtcacttaatggggtactccactggtcagcgttCGGAACCTTTACTTCCAATGACTGTGTGCGTGCTGCttgggtcggccacaccccttgtgatgtcacaccacgccctctcaatgcaagtctataggaggggcatggtggctgtcacgccccctcccatagacttgcattgagggggcgtgacgtgacgggGCAAGGGGGTGTGACCAACCCCTGcagtgcacacagcgttcggaaccaaatgttccgaacgctggccagtggactacccctttaatagtaaaagACCATGGTGGCTGGAGCCAAAATATTGCCCAGTTAACATCCGCATTCCTAACATGTCTTTTTTAGTAAATACTTGCattccacataaaaaaaaaattctacagcaACATTTCGTAAAACTCTGATATACCTATCCTCTAATATTCCACATGGAAATGTATGTATAAATGGACAGCTGTTACTTCCTCTTGTCAATAGTATTTCCCTCTAGCTCTGATTGGACAATGTCAGACCATGGTGGGACTATCCCCCATTACCTGGGGGAATGGTAACacccattttttattatatttatacatttacagcaagaataacagaggaacaagTGGAGTTCAAAGACAGGATGCTCCAGAATTTTTATTAAATTGGAAAATGCAAGTGTTCACTAAAATAGACATGTCGAGAGATTGCATACTACCCTCATTTACTAAATAAAAAGGGGACATTTGTGGCTTTGCCATAGATATGCCTTATCGTCTGGTTTAGAAAGCAGAACTTAAGATACCAAATTAGAAAATTCTGACTAAATAGCTGGGGTTTCCTGTTTTAGACAGAGCGGAGAGCAGCTAAAAAGAATGTCTCTCGCTCTAGTGGACCTGGCCAGTTAAGAACTGTACATACAGCATATCAATACTAATGAGTATTGTGAAATGCTTAATTTCCCCTGTggaggcgctgcagggaaattgaacactGAATAGATTCTCCCACAGATTACAGCTCCAGAGATCACTAGGGAGACTCTTTGATCACCTTACTGTTGAAGATCAGTCTAACCAAAAGGATTGTCAAAAGCGTTATGTATTTAGACTTGTTTTTTGTTGCATGTTTCTTTTTCAACCAGTCATCTAGTTATTTATTGTAATCCTGTCATCTTCTTGCTTAAACAGGTTTGTTAAAGAAAAGAGGCCCACCATTTCACCCAACTTCAACTTTCTTGGCCAACTTCTTGAATATGAGATGAGTCTCGTCAATACCCGGCAATCGCATCCTGCCCAACCAGTTCACTCAGACAGCCCTAAAGACAGAGAGTGCTCGGAGCAGCCATATGCTGATAAGCAGGCAAACACTGAGAAGATTTGCCAAAGCAATCACAATCTTAACTCCGTGTCCCATGAAATAGAAGTGGCCATTGATGCCACCAAATTGGACAGTAGCTGTGTGAAGGAAGAGTCCGAGTCCACCCTAGCAGGCAGATTTACCACCATGGGGATCTCATCCGACCAACGGCGTGAAATTAGCAGCCTAAAGCGTTCTTTCTCTCTGGACATTAAATCTGTGTATACGCCTTTGTCTTctacagaacagcacaaaaactTTTATCAGCCTTCTCAGCTCGTCCCATCCCAGTCCGTTTCTTCTAGGCCTGTGGGACTTTGGGATCGCTTTTTGGGTTTTGGACTTAATTTCCTCTATTTTTATTCTGAAGAGGAAGAAGCACAGCAAAACCTAAACCACAAGGTAAGACCAAAGGGAATCTGTGAACAAAGGGATGCTCCAGAAAACTTAAAAAAGAGGCGAGCAAACACAAAGAGCCTAGATGAAGGACCTCCTCGCCCATTCACTTTAAACATTCCCAATTGTAAAGGCCAAACATTTCTCAAGGAGAAGACTTTGGAAGTTGGATCAAGGGTGAGGACAATCTCTCCAGTTCCTCTGTGAGGAGCACCGCTATCTACTTAATGGATGATATGGAGAAAGAACATTTGGGGTCTATTCAATGCACAGAACTTTATAAAACTTGCTGTTGGTTTTTTGCTAGGAACCTTTCTTTTTCCGCATGTTAAGATC is a genomic window of Hyla sarda isolate aHylSar1 chromosome 10, aHylSar1.hap1, whole genome shotgun sequence containing:
- the LOC130293724 gene encoding dual specificity protein phosphatase 8-like isoform X2, coding for MNGPPRCGYSTCLWPRTTCVRLQLKVNVRITLGHTNPKEEEWKRLINMGGERKPPQAIQAQKLAGILREDSDGVLVIDCRSFSEYNNLHVMGSVNLCGSKLARKRLLKELLVLPHPKIEPSFEKQVVVYDQGNQELSAGHFVSLVVGKLEKKYSSVSLLEGGFAEFSSQFPNLCEGRTSNILHTSISQPCLSTSTVSVTRILPHLYLGSQNDVMDQEVINQNGITHVLNVSYSCPKPVFISDNHFLRIPINDSYCEKILPWLSAAVEFIGKVELVNGKVLVHCLAGISRSAAVAIAYIMRSMGLSLDDAYRFVKEKRPTISPNFNFLGQLLEYEMSLVNTRQSHPAQPVHSDSPKDRECSEQPYADKQANTEKICQSNHNLNSVSHEIEVAIDATKLDSSCVKEESESTLAGRFTTMGISSDQRREISSLKRSFSLDIKSVYTPLSSTEQHKNFYQPSQLVPSQSVSSRPVGLWDRFLGFGLNFLYFYSEEEEAQQNLNHKVRPKGICEQRDAPENLKKRRANTKSLDEGPPRPFTLNIPNCKGQTFLKEKTLEVGSRVRTISPVPL
- the LOC130293724 gene encoding dual specificity protein phosphatase 8-like isoform X3, with translation MGGERKPPQAIQAQKLAGILREDSDGVLVIDCRSFSEYNNLHVMGSVNLCGSKLARKRLLKELLVLPHPKIEPSFEKQVVVYDQGNQELSAGHFVSLVVGKLEKKYSSVSLLEGGFAEFSSQFPNLCEGRTSNILHTSISQPCLSTSTVSVTRILPHLYLGSQNDVMDQEVINQNGITHVLNVSYSCPKPVFISDNHFLRIPINDSYCEKILPWLSAAVEFIGKVELVNGKVLVHCLAGISRSAAVAIAYIMRSMGLSLDDAYRFVKEKRPTISPNFNFLGQLLEYEMSLVNTRQSHPAQPVHSDSPKDRECSEQPYADKQANTEKICQSNHNLNSVSHEIEVAIDATKLDSSCVKEESESTLAGRFTTMGISSDQRREISSLKRSFSLDIKSVYTPLSSTEQHKNFYQPSQLVPSQSVSSRPVGLWDRFLGFGLNFLYFYSEEEEAQQNLNHKVRPKGICEQRDAPENLKKRRANTKSLDEGPPRPFTLNIPNCKGQTFLKEKTLEVGSRVRTISPVPL
- the LOC130293724 gene encoding dual specificity protein phosphatase 8-like isoform X1, producing the protein MSVPLNPAGYSTCLWPRTTCVRLQLKVNVRITLGHTNPKEEEWKRLINMGGERKPPQAIQAQKLAGILREDSDGVLVIDCRSFSEYNNLHVMGSVNLCGSKLARKRLLKELLVLPHPKIEPSFEKQVVVYDQGNQELSAGHFVSLVVGKLEKKYSSVSLLEGGFAEFSSQFPNLCEGRTSNILHTSISQPCLSTSTVSVTRILPHLYLGSQNDVMDQEVINQNGITHVLNVSYSCPKPVFISDNHFLRIPINDSYCEKILPWLSAAVEFIGKVELVNGKVLVHCLAGISRSAAVAIAYIMRSMGLSLDDAYRFVKEKRPTISPNFNFLGQLLEYEMSLVNTRQSHPAQPVHSDSPKDRECSEQPYADKQANTEKICQSNHNLNSVSHEIEVAIDATKLDSSCVKEESESTLAGRFTTMGISSDQRREISSLKRSFSLDIKSVYTPLSSTEQHKNFYQPSQLVPSQSVSSRPVGLWDRFLGFGLNFLYFYSEEEEAQQNLNHKVRPKGICEQRDAPENLKKRRANTKSLDEGPPRPFTLNIPNCKGQTFLKEKTLEVGSRVRTISPVPL